One window from the genome of Bdellovibrionales bacterium encodes:
- a CDS encoding response regulator, protein MANKKINTKDLVNKIEKVTKARIASQPVVSLADFRDAAKKEEPRVILVIEDDETMRMALKRIFEAEGYVTKLAADATALSEVLDDTPIDLILMDVGLPWVNGFELAQLLKENKDLKGIPLVFVSGKASDDDMKRAFEIGADDYIRKPFDVEKLRKTVRTLLKLNE, encoded by the coding sequence TCGAAAAAGTCACCAAGGCTCGCATTGCGAGTCAACCTGTGGTGTCTTTAGCAGACTTCAGAGATGCTGCTAAAAAAGAAGAGCCTCGTGTGATCTTGGTTATTGAAGATGATGAAACAATGCGCATGGCCCTCAAGCGAATATTTGAGGCTGAGGGCTATGTCACTAAACTCGCCGCTGATGCCACCGCACTTTCAGAAGTTCTCGACGACACTCCGATCGATTTGATCTTGATGGACGTCGGTCTTCCTTGGGTGAACGGTTTTGAATTGGCTCAGCTCCTTAAAGAAAACAAAGATTTAAAAGGCATTCCACTCGTGTTTGTCTCTGGTAAAGCCAGCGATGATGACATGAAGAGGGCTTTTGAAATCGGCGCCGATGATTATATCCGCAAGCCTTTCGACGTCGAAAAGCTGCGTAAGACAGTGCGCACTCTTTTGAAATTGAACGAGTAA
- a CDS encoding PilZ domain-containing protein produces the protein MKSEGKIWVIFDASNDKKTKPMSLVQAQMMILSFKVRNLHNYHIWTPGWSEWQPLAQYLSSGQKYFVQAQPPEPLLQKEKQKAAAARAPEQKAKPSEDEKSNPFYTSVVPPEDLRQIDYGYYYNEVNGDDLTLSGVPDKPTVEILVSRAGLGSPKDRRMSPRHDFKIEAVLVTKKGSSFRTYSKNISLTGTLLEDEIPKDFIHRQFEMILVNKFEKDPRKSRVHLTGKIIGDIADPRRLIFLEQDDETAKKLTKLIDDYTTQQARLKKSAG, from the coding sequence ATGAAATCAGAAGGCAAAATCTGGGTTATCTTTGATGCTTCTAATGATAAGAAAACGAAACCGATGTCGCTTGTTCAAGCGCAAATGATGATTCTTTCATTCAAGGTTCGTAATCTGCACAACTATCACATTTGGACGCCCGGCTGGTCTGAGTGGCAACCCCTCGCTCAATATCTTTCCAGCGGCCAAAAGTACTTCGTCCAAGCTCAACCGCCAGAGCCACTCCTGCAAAAAGAAAAACAAAAAGCCGCTGCGGCCCGCGCTCCAGAGCAGAAGGCCAAGCCCTCTGAAGATGAAAAATCTAATCCGTTTTATACAAGCGTCGTTCCACCTGAAGATCTTCGTCAGATCGACTATGGATATTACTATAATGAAGTGAATGGCGACGACCTCACTCTGTCGGGTGTTCCTGATAAGCCGACGGTCGAGATCCTTGTCAGCCGTGCAGGCTTGGGCTCTCCGAAGGATCGCCGTATGTCTCCTCGCCACGATTTTAAAATCGAGGCTGTGTTAGTAACCAAGAAGGGTTCCTCCTTCCGCACTTACTCTAAGAATATTTCTCTGACGGGCACTCTGTTAGAGGATGAAATTCCAAAAGACTTTATTCATCGTCAGTTCGAAATGATTTTAGTGAACAAGTTTGAAAAAGACCCGCGCAAGAGCCGCGTGCATCTCACCGGCAAAATCATCGGCGACATTGCAGATCCGCGACGTTTGATTTTCCTCGAGCAGGATGATGAAACCGCGAAAAAGCTGACAAAACTCATCGACGACTATACGACACAGCAGGCTCGCCTGAAAAAAAGCGCCGGTTGA